In Achromobacter xylosoxidans A8, a single window of DNA contains:
- a CDS encoding ABC transporter substrate-binding protein has protein sequence MLPMQGMMCRSALACGLAVSLLHAPAAQAQISDDVIRIGFITDMSGVYSGPDGPGGAEAIKMAIQEMGGEINGKKIELLTADHQNKADIASAKAREWFDQAGLDMLIGGTNSSTALAMSKVAADKKRPIIVVGAGAPALTNEQCTPYTLNYAYDTVAQARGTGAAVVKAGGKKWYFLTADYAFGNALQADTTKVVEAGGGTVVGSVRHPLAASDFSSFLLQAQSSKADILALANAGADATNSIKAANEFGITKTMRLAGLIMFINDIHAMGLPASQGMYLTDSWYWNTSDETRAWGRAFFERRKAMPSSLQAADYSAALQYLRAVKATGTDDADRVLAYLRENKLNDVYIKNGVVRPDGRVVHDMYLLQVKTPEQSKEPWDYFNVVQTIDGNQAFTTKEESRCALWK, from the coding sequence ATGTTGCCCATGCAAGGCATGATGTGCCGCAGCGCCCTGGCCTGCGGTCTGGCCGTGTCGCTGCTGCACGCCCCTGCGGCCCAGGCGCAGATTTCTGACGATGTTATTCGAATCGGCTTCATCACCGACATGTCCGGCGTGTACTCGGGGCCGGATGGCCCCGGCGGCGCCGAGGCCATCAAGATGGCGATCCAGGAGATGGGCGGCGAGATCAACGGCAAGAAGATCGAGCTGCTGACGGCCGACCATCAGAACAAGGCGGACATCGCTTCGGCCAAGGCGCGCGAATGGTTCGACCAGGCGGGCCTGGACATGCTGATCGGGGGCACCAATTCCAGCACGGCGCTGGCCATGTCCAAAGTGGCGGCCGACAAGAAGCGGCCCATCATCGTGGTGGGCGCGGGCGCCCCGGCGTTGACCAACGAGCAATGCACGCCCTACACCCTGAACTACGCTTACGACACCGTGGCGCAGGCGCGCGGCACCGGCGCGGCGGTGGTCAAGGCAGGCGGCAAGAAATGGTACTTCCTGACCGCGGATTACGCGTTCGGCAATGCCTTGCAGGCCGACACGACGAAGGTGGTCGAGGCCGGCGGCGGCACCGTCGTCGGATCGGTCAGGCACCCACTGGCGGCCAGCGACTTTTCGTCCTTCCTGTTGCAGGCGCAAAGCAGCAAGGCGGATATCCTCGCCTTGGCCAACGCCGGCGCGGACGCGACCAACTCGATCAAGGCCGCCAATGAATTCGGCATCACCAAGACCATGCGTCTGGCGGGGCTGATCATGTTCATCAACGACATCCACGCCATGGGGCTGCCGGCTTCGCAAGGCATGTACCTGACGGACAGCTGGTACTGGAATACGTCGGACGAAACCCGCGCCTGGGGCCGCGCCTTCTTCGAGCGGCGTAAGGCCATGCCTTCCTCGCTACAGGCGGCCGATTACTCTGCGGCGCTGCAATACCTGCGGGCGGTCAAGGCCACGGGCACTGACGACGCCGACCGCGTGCTGGCCTATCTGCGCGAAAACAAGCTGAACGACGTCTACATCAAGAACGGCGTGGTGCGGCCGGACGGGCGGGTCGTGCACGACATGTACCTGCTGCAGGTCAAGACGCCGGAACAGTCCAAGGAGCCCTGGGACTACTTCAACGTCGTGCAGACCATCGACGGCAACCAGGCCTTCACCACCAAGGAAGAGAGCCGCTGCGCGCTCTGGAAGTGA
- a CDS encoding 3-keto-5-aminohexanoate cleavage protein: MSKRKVIVTIAPTGGMAFKSQNPHLPTQPLEIAEDVYRCYNAGASVVALHARRPDDQATCDASVYREMNRLIRDRCDIVLNNSTGGGVHGDMVKETTPGTWEILWEERLKGMDAGAEMCTLDATTLNLAFGDREYLMNTPLSKARELAAGMQARGIKPEWEVFSPTHILQDATTLIEEGLDEGPHFINLVMNVHRNFQNAMPFSVRHLQMMVDLLPKNSIFCVSGIGPAQLEANIAALLLGGHARVGLEDNLYYRHGELATNVQLTERVVRVIREMDMEPATPAEAREILGLPLKSGIRPEFAL; encoded by the coding sequence ATGAGCAAACGCAAAGTCATCGTCACCATTGCCCCGACCGGGGGCATGGCATTCAAGAGCCAGAACCCGCACCTGCCCACGCAGCCGCTGGAAATCGCGGAGGACGTATACCGCTGCTATAACGCCGGCGCCAGCGTGGTGGCGCTGCACGCGCGCCGGCCGGACGACCAGGCGACCTGCGACGCCTCGGTATACCGGGAAATGAACCGGCTCATCCGTGACCGCTGCGATATCGTGCTGAACAACTCCACCGGCGGCGGGGTGCATGGCGACATGGTCAAGGAGACCACGCCGGGCACATGGGAGATCCTGTGGGAAGAGCGACTCAAGGGCATGGACGCTGGCGCCGAGATGTGCACGCTGGACGCCACGACCTTGAACCTCGCGTTCGGCGACCGCGAATACCTGATGAACACGCCGCTTAGCAAGGCCCGCGAACTGGCCGCCGGCATGCAGGCGCGCGGCATCAAGCCAGAATGGGAGGTCTTCAGCCCCACGCACATCCTGCAGGACGCCACCACGCTGATCGAAGAGGGGCTGGACGAAGGCCCCCATTTCATCAACCTGGTCATGAATGTGCATCGCAACTTCCAGAACGCCATGCCGTTTTCGGTACGGCACCTGCAGATGATGGTGGATCTGCTGCCCAAAAACAGCATCTTCTGCGTCAGCGGCATCGGACCGGCGCAGCTGGAGGCCAATATCGCCGCCCTGTTGCTGGGCGGCCATGCGCGGGTCGGCCTGGAGGACAACCTGTACTACCGCCACGGAGAGCTGGCCACCAACGTCCAGCTGACCGAGCGCGTCGTGCGCGTCATCCGCGAAATGGACATGGAGCCTGCCACGCCCGCGGAGGCGCGCGAGATCCTGGGCCTGCCGCTCAAAAGTGGAATCCGGCCCGAGTTCGCGCTCTGA
- a CDS encoding SDR family oxidoreductase: MSNSLQGKRVLITAGAQGIGLAIARRFLEAGAEVHVCDVDEAACKAAAAEHPRLGVSVTDVSSEAQVQAMFGELTEKWGKLDALVNNAGVSGPTNRLEETTLDAWQRTLDVNLTGTFLCARSAVPLLRAAGGGAIVNISSVAGRLGFSLRTPYSASKFGLAGLTQTWAMELGPSNIRVNSVLPGVVSGDRVERIIAARAAASGVSNDAMREQLVDKVSLRRMTSPQDIANQVAYLCSDEGAIISGQSISVCGNVEYLG; encoded by the coding sequence ATGAGCAATTCACTGCAAGGTAAACGCGTCCTCATCACGGCGGGCGCGCAAGGGATAGGCCTGGCGATCGCGCGCAGGTTCCTGGAGGCGGGCGCCGAGGTACATGTCTGCGACGTGGACGAAGCGGCGTGCAAGGCGGCCGCCGCCGAGCATCCGCGCCTGGGCGTCAGCGTGACGGACGTGTCCAGCGAAGCGCAAGTCCAGGCCATGTTCGGCGAGCTGACGGAAAAATGGGGCAAGCTCGACGCCCTCGTCAACAATGCGGGGGTGTCCGGTCCGACCAACCGGCTGGAGGAAACCACGCTGGACGCATGGCAGCGCACGCTGGACGTCAATCTGACCGGAACCTTCCTGTGCGCGCGCAGCGCGGTGCCGCTGCTGCGGGCGGCAGGCGGCGGCGCCATCGTCAATATCTCGTCTGTTGCGGGGCGCCTGGGCTTTTCGTTGCGCACGCCCTATAGCGCCAGCAAATTCGGCTTGGCCGGCTTGACGCAGACCTGGGCCATGGAGCTGGGGCCGTCGAACATCCGCGTCAATTCCGTGCTGCCGGGCGTCGTCTCGGGCGACCGGGTCGAACGGATCATCGCCGCCCGCGCCGCCGCCAGCGGCGTGAGCAACGATGCGATGCGCGAGCAGCTGGTGGACAAGGTGTCGTTGCGCCGCATGACCAGTCCGCAGGACATCGCCAATCAGGTGGCCTACCTTTGTTCCGACGAGGGCGCCATCATCAGCGGCCAGAGCATCTCCGTCTGCGGCAATGTGGAGTATCTGGGCTGA
- a CDS encoding TerC family protein: MTQVETFATLPMWAGFVGFVLVVLALDLYVLGGRHAHRVRPREALFWVGVWMALAALFGALMWWYLDATLGRAVAHRKTLEFYTGYLIELSLSVDNMFVFSLIFGYFVVPLELQRRVLLYGVLGAIVMRVCMILAGVWLLSRFDWLFYVFGLLLVVTGARMLARADHQPDIARNPLVRMLRSSMRITKDYHGESFFVRIGGLRYATPMFVVLLMIEASDVVFAVDSIPAIFAVTTDPFLVFTSNIFAIMGLRALYFLLADMRERFRYLKHGLAAVLIIIGGKMLAAPWFHVPVQWSLVAVGLILLASVGASMFLPRRAAAKAAGPKG; the protein is encoded by the coding sequence ATGACTCAGGTCGAGACCTTTGCCACCCTGCCGATGTGGGCGGGGTTCGTCGGGTTTGTGCTGGTCGTGCTGGCGCTGGATCTGTACGTGCTGGGCGGCCGCCATGCGCACCGCGTGCGGCCCCGCGAAGCCCTGTTCTGGGTGGGCGTATGGATGGCGCTGGCAGCCTTGTTCGGCGCCCTGATGTGGTGGTATCTGGATGCCACCCTGGGGCGAGCCGTTGCGCACCGCAAGACGCTGGAGTTCTACACCGGCTATCTGATCGAACTGTCCCTGTCCGTGGACAATATGTTCGTCTTTTCGCTGATCTTCGGCTACTTCGTGGTGCCGCTGGAATTGCAGCGCCGGGTGCTGTTGTATGGCGTGCTGGGCGCCATCGTGATGCGGGTTTGCATGATACTCGCCGGCGTATGGCTGCTGTCGCGCTTCGACTGGCTGTTTTACGTGTTCGGCCTGCTGCTGGTGGTAACCGGCGCCAGGATGCTGGCCCGGGCGGATCATCAGCCTGATATCGCCCGCAATCCGCTGGTGCGCATGCTGCGGTCTTCCATGCGCATTACCAAGGACTACCACGGCGAATCGTTCTTCGTGCGCATTGGCGGCCTGCGGTATGCCACGCCCATGTTCGTGGTGCTGCTGATGATAGAGGCGAGCGACGTGGTGTTCGCGGTCGACAGCATCCCCGCCATCTTCGCCGTCACTACCGACCCGTTCCTGGTCTTTACATCCAACATTTTCGCCATCATGGGCCTGCGGGCGCTGTATTTCCTGCTGGCCGACATGCGGGAGCGTTTCCGCTACCTCAAGCACGGACTTGCCGCGGTGCTCATCATCATCGGCGGCAAGATGCTGGCCGCGCCATGGTTCCATGTGCCGGTGCAGTGGTCGCTAGTAGCGGTAGGCTTGATCTTGCTGGCATCCGTGGGCGCCAGCATGTTCCTGCCCAGACGGGCCGCGGCCAAGGCCGCGGGTCCCAAGGGCTGA
- a CDS encoding universal stress protein: MNTIILATDGSSHSDAAARYLVEGSLLNRDFTVHVLHCEADVTGDVKAFIGQADIDAWHHEESDKAMKSVVDILRAGNVSFECHELTGHTPDKIVAHAIKVGASAIVMGSHHRAPFLDALLGSVCARVIAHAPCPVLLV; encoded by the coding sequence ATGAACACGATCATTCTTGCCACCGATGGGTCCAGTCACAGCGACGCCGCCGCGCGCTATCTGGTCGAAGGCTCTTTGCTGAACCGGGACTTCACGGTGCACGTACTGCATTGCGAGGCCGACGTGACTGGCGATGTCAAAGCCTTCATCGGCCAGGCCGACATCGACGCCTGGCATCACGAAGAGAGCGACAAGGCAATGAAGTCCGTGGTCGACATCCTGCGTGCGGGGAATGTCAGCTTCGAATGCCATGAGCTCACGGGACACACGCCGGACAAGATCGTGGCGCATGCGATCAAGGTCGGCGCATCGGCCATCGTGATGGGCTCGCACCATCGGGCGCCGTTTCTGGATGCTTTGCTGGGGTCGGTGTGCGCGCGGGTCATTGCCCATGCGCCCTGCCCGGTGCTGCTGGTCTGA
- a CDS encoding fused MFS/spermidine synthase has protein sequence MPDDVHNPSDTPPAGAPAAHLRPFVQNSGTRRTLHFTQQEIQSSMSTLNPDALELEYTRMMMGFVLFNPDPERILMVGLGGGSLPKFCHRYLSGSAVEVVEIDPAVIALRDTFMVPRDGERFRVIQADAAEHMRGLSDHADVIFLDGFGVGGIPGPLCSAGFYADCFRALREDGILVINFHVNHPDHHEYMERVRASFGASMFEVVDDDMTNSIVFACKGDLLDDPAAAQLRRPASMPKDAWRQLMPTMKVIGATLVQR, from the coding sequence ATGCCCGACGACGTTCACAACCCTTCCGATACTCCGCCTGCCGGCGCGCCGGCGGCGCATTTGCGGCCTTTCGTCCAGAATTCCGGCACCCGGCGCACCCTGCATTTCACGCAGCAGGAAATCCAGAGCAGCATGTCCACGCTCAATCCTGACGCGCTCGAACTGGAGTACACGCGGATGATGATGGGCTTCGTGCTCTTTAATCCGGATCCAGAGCGCATCCTGATGGTGGGGCTGGGCGGCGGCTCGCTGCCCAAGTTCTGCCATCGCTATCTGTCGGGCAGCGCTGTCGAAGTGGTCGAGATCGATCCCGCCGTCATCGCCCTGCGTGACACGTTCATGGTGCCGCGCGACGGGGAGCGGTTCCGCGTGATCCAGGCCGACGCGGCCGAACACATGCGCGGACTGTCGGACCATGCCGACGTGATATTCCTGGACGGGTTCGGCGTCGGCGGGATTCCCGGCCCGCTATGTTCGGCCGGGTTCTACGCCGACTGTTTCAGGGCCTTGCGCGAGGACGGCATCCTGGTGATCAACTTCCATGTGAACCACCCGGACCACCATGAATACATGGAGCGGGTGCGCGCATCGTTCGGCGCGTCCATGTTCGAAGTGGTGGACGATGATATGACCAACAGCATCGTCTTCGCCTGCAAGGGCGATTTGCTGGACGATCCCGCCGCGGCCCAGCTGCGGCGGCCGGCGTCCATGCCCAAGGACGCCTGGCGCCAGCTGATGCCGACGATGAAGGTCATCGGCGCGACGTTGGTGCAGAGATAG
- a CDS encoding acyl-CoA dehydrogenase, whose amino-acid sequence MSQYQAPLHDIDFLTTAVFPLDPHLQRCGSALDAGLARSVVLEAEKFAQGLLDPLNRVGDQQGCRLHEGGVSTPAGFQQAYRAFCEGGWNGLRQPEQYGGQGLSCVLSTLTEEIWHACNPSFALCAMLTGGAIETLLHAASPALKDQLLPRLISGEWTGTMNLTEPAAGSDLGAVRTRATPLEDGSYAISGQKIFITYGDHDLASNIIHLVLARTPDAPAGAKGLSLFAVPKYLIQDDGSPGARNDVHCSALEHKLGIHASPTAVMQFGAGQGATGYLVGELNQGLMNMFVMMNEARCAVGNQGLAVAERAFQHAVWYARERSQGKVVGEEGAALPILRHPDVRRLLLSMKSRIESMRALGMYLSMQRDLAHAGADLEVRSRAQARIDLLIPVMKGWFTETAQRITYDAVQVFGGMGFIEETGAAQYYRDARILTIYEGTTAIQANDLLGRKTVRDSGAQATLLLDEISQLAEAMLAGAAPAREFGRSLRQGCTHLRETIAWLLERHAADPRATHAGAVSYLELWGLVAGAWMQGLRLRAALGGGADGAALQAIQASAQFYAGNLLVQSGALRQAIGEGGASIDAFPDACWST is encoded by the coding sequence ATGAGCCAGTATCAAGCGCCATTGCATGACATCGACTTCCTCACGACCGCGGTGTTTCCCCTGGATCCGCATCTACAACGCTGCGGGTCCGCCCTGGACGCGGGACTCGCGCGCTCTGTCGTGCTCGAAGCCGAGAAATTCGCGCAAGGCTTGCTGGATCCCCTCAATCGCGTCGGCGACCAGCAGGGCTGCCGCCTGCATGAAGGCGGCGTTTCCACGCCCGCCGGATTCCAGCAGGCCTACCGCGCCTTCTGCGAAGGCGGATGGAATGGCTTGCGCCAGCCCGAGCAGTACGGCGGCCAGGGGCTTTCCTGCGTGCTGTCCACCCTGACCGAAGAGATCTGGCACGCCTGCAACCCCAGCTTCGCCCTCTGCGCCATGCTGACCGGCGGCGCCATCGAAACCCTCTTGCATGCGGCGTCTCCGGCCTTGAAGGACCAGCTGCTGCCCCGGTTGATCAGCGGTGAATGGACCGGCACCATGAACTTGACGGAACCTGCGGCAGGCTCGGACCTTGGCGCCGTGCGCACCCGGGCAACCCCGCTGGAAGACGGATCCTATGCGATATCCGGCCAGAAGATCTTCATCACCTACGGCGACCATGACCTCGCGTCCAACATCATCCATCTGGTGCTGGCCCGCACGCCCGATGCGCCCGCCGGCGCAAAAGGCCTGTCGCTATTCGCCGTGCCCAAATACCTGATCCAGGACGACGGCTCGCCGGGCGCGCGCAACGATGTGCACTGCTCGGCCCTGGAGCACAAACTGGGCATCCACGCCAGCCCCACCGCGGTCATGCAGTTCGGCGCCGGGCAGGGCGCCACCGGCTACCTGGTCGGCGAGCTGAACCAGGGCCTGATGAACATGTTCGTCATGATGAACGAAGCCCGCTGCGCCGTCGGCAACCAGGGCCTGGCCGTTGCCGAACGCGCCTTCCAGCATGCGGTCTGGTATGCGCGGGAACGCAGCCAGGGCAAGGTCGTCGGCGAAGAGGGCGCGGCACTTCCGATCCTGCGCCACCCGGACGTACGTCGCCTGCTGCTTTCCATGAAGAGCCGCATTGAATCGATGCGCGCGCTGGGCATGTACCTATCGATGCAGAGGGATCTGGCCCATGCCGGCGCGGACCTCGAAGTCCGCAGCCGCGCCCAGGCCCGCATCGACCTACTGATACCCGTCATGAAAGGCTGGTTCACCGAGACCGCCCAACGGATCACGTATGACGCGGTCCAGGTCTTCGGCGGCATGGGCTTCATCGAGGAAACCGGCGCGGCCCAGTACTACCGGGATGCGCGCATCCTGACCATCTACGAAGGCACCACCGCGATCCAGGCCAACGACCTGCTGGGCCGCAAGACAGTCCGGGACAGCGGCGCGCAAGCCACGCTGCTGCTCGATGAAATTTCCCAACTGGCCGAGGCGATGCTTGCGGGCGCGGCGCCGGCCCGCGAGTTCGGCCGCAGCCTGCGGCAGGGCTGCACGCATTTGCGCGAAACCATCGCCTGGCTGCTGGAACGCCATGCCGCCGATCCGCGCGCCACCCATGCGGGCGCCGTGTCCTATCTTGAGCTCTGGGGCCTGGTGGCGGGCGCCTGGATGCAAGGGCTGCGCCTGCGCGCAGCGCTAGGCGGCGGGGCCGATGGCGCCGCGCTGCAGGCAATCCAAGCCAGCGCCCAGTTCTATGCAGGCAATCTGCTGGTCCAGTCCGGCGCCTTGCGGCAGGCCATCGGCGAAGGCGGCGCCAGCATTGACGCCTTTCCCGACGCCTGCTGGTCCACTTAG
- a CDS encoding flavin reductase family protein, whose product MAAHIGLDAKKLSTRETYRLLTSCLVPRPIAWVSSVDAMGQGNLAPFSFYTMVSTEPPLIALSISQHQGQDKDTAANILETGEFVVNFVTLEQLAPMHASSGRYPADVDEAALLGVDMVASTRVRPRGVARSPIRLECKLAQALTFGIQSARLLVGEVIHFSIAEHCMSDGRIDGSLLDPACRLGGPWYAGLGPRIFAGPAQSLSTSE is encoded by the coding sequence ATGGCCGCGCACATCGGCCTGGACGCGAAAAAGCTGAGCACGCGCGAGACCTACCGGCTGCTGACCTCCTGCCTCGTACCCCGGCCCATCGCCTGGGTATCCAGCGTGGACGCGATGGGCCAGGGCAATCTGGCCCCCTTCAGCTTCTACACCATGGTGTCGACGGAACCGCCGCTGATCGCCCTGAGCATCAGCCAGCACCAGGGCCAGGATAAGGACACTGCGGCCAACATCCTGGAAACGGGAGAATTCGTCGTCAACTTCGTCACGCTGGAACAGCTTGCTCCCATGCACGCGTCCTCGGGCCGCTACCCGGCGGATGTCGACGAGGCCGCGCTGCTGGGCGTGGACATGGTCGCAAGCACGCGGGTCAGGCCGCGCGGCGTCGCACGCAGCCCCATCCGGCTCGAATGCAAGCTGGCGCAGGCGCTCACCTTCGGCATCCAGTCCGCACGCCTGCTGGTGGGCGAGGTCATCCATTTCAGCATCGCCGAGCACTGCATGAGCGATGGCCGCATCGATGGTTCGCTGCTCGACCCTGCCTGCCGCCTCGGCGGCCCCTGGTATGCGGGCCTGGGCCCCAGAATCTTTGCCGGTCCGGCGCAGTCACTCTCCACTTCTGAATAG
- a CDS encoding CaiB/BaiF CoA transferase family protein has product MPHPPPLPLSGIAVADFSELLPGPFLTQNLLELGAAVTKIERPPHGDNARRLYPGVFDAVNRGKPCVMLDLKQPAGVQAAREIIARSDVLVEGFRPGVMARLGLGYDEAAAINPGLVYVSLSGYGQHGPNAQRPGHDINYLATAGALALAGSDPAMPAPGAGLPVADLCGAMYALSSILAALMQRQHTGRGQHLDVSLTDCVAHWMNPRLGQFSSAGLASLAAQRQDVLNKPAYGVFRTRDGACVAIAALEDHFWLRLVQAFALDLSTAETSSYHQRVTLATDINHAIAGHVAGLDAPDIIARLEAADVPVSLVEEPLALRGTPHARARGLFDGHAEARYVRYPVRLAHMDEG; this is encoded by the coding sequence ATGCCTCACCCGCCCCCCCTTCCCCTGTCCGGCATCGCGGTTGCCGACTTTTCCGAACTGCTGCCAGGGCCGTTCCTGACCCAGAACCTTCTGGAACTGGGCGCCGCCGTCACGAAGATCGAGCGCCCTCCGCACGGCGACAATGCGCGCCGGCTCTACCCCGGCGTGTTCGATGCCGTCAACCGCGGCAAGCCATGCGTCATGCTTGATCTCAAGCAGCCGGCAGGCGTGCAGGCGGCCCGCGAAATCATCGCGCGCAGCGATGTCCTGGTCGAGGGATTCCGTCCGGGCGTCATGGCGCGTCTGGGCCTGGGCTACGACGAGGCTGCCGCCATCAATCCCGGGCTGGTCTACGTGTCGTTGAGCGGCTACGGCCAGCACGGCCCCAATGCCCAGCGGCCAGGCCATGACATCAACTATCTCGCCACGGCGGGCGCATTGGCGCTGGCGGGCAGCGATCCCGCCATGCCTGCGCCAGGCGCCGGCTTGCCCGTCGCCGACCTTTGCGGCGCCATGTATGCCTTGTCCAGCATCCTGGCGGCCTTGATGCAGCGCCAGCATACGGGCCGCGGACAACATCTGGACGTGTCGCTGACGGACTGCGTGGCCCACTGGATGAATCCGCGCCTGGGCCAGTTCTCATCGGCCGGACTCGCCAGCCTGGCCGCGCAGCGCCAGGACGTGTTGAACAAGCCTGCCTATGGCGTGTTCCGCACGCGCGATGGCGCCTGCGTCGCGATTGCCGCACTGGAGGACCACTTCTGGCTACGCCTGGTGCAAGCCTTTGCCTTGGACCTGAGCACTGCGGAAACCTCGTCCTATCACCAGCGCGTAACGCTGGCCACGGACATCAACCACGCGATCGCCGGACACGTGGCCGGCCTGGATGCGCCGGACATCATCGCCCGCCTGGAGGCCGCGGACGTGCCGGTATCGCTGGTGGAAGAGCCCCTGGCGCTGCGCGGCACGCCCCATGCGCGCGCCCGCGGTCTCTTCGACGGCCATGCCGAGGCGCGGTACGTCCGCTACCCGGTAAGGCTGGCCCACATGGACGAGGGTTGA
- a CDS encoding Bug family tripartite tricarboxylate transporter substrate binding protein, whose translation MFNKLFGPAAGVLAAAMALAPLNASADAAFPDRPIRFIVPFTAGGITDNVARTVGARASELLGQPIIVENRAGAGGNIGAEYAANSKPDGYTIFLGTQGTQVTNPLIYKNASKPDKALVAVQGLTAIPNILVVNESRPYNTLEKLVAYAKANPGKLNTSSAGAGTGTHLAAELFQSVAGVKFSHIPFKGSAPSITALIGGQVDISFDYPVSTESFIKSGKIRALAVTGEARLPSFPEVPTLAELGYPGATSVSWMGLFVPADTPAPVSAKLEKAFAQAIDDPQIASRLIAFGGVPLKKSGVDFSSFVKDESVKWGNVVKEAKVQLD comes from the coding sequence ATGTTCAACAAGCTCTTCGGACCCGCGGCGGGCGTGCTCGCCGCCGCCATGGCGCTCGCGCCGCTCAACGCCTCGGCCGACGCCGCCTTTCCGGACCGCCCGATACGGTTCATCGTCCCGTTCACCGCCGGCGGCATCACGGACAATGTGGCGCGCACGGTCGGCGCGCGCGCCTCCGAACTGCTGGGGCAGCCCATCATCGTCGAGAATCGCGCCGGCGCGGGCGGCAACATCGGCGCGGAATACGCGGCCAACAGCAAGCCGGACGGCTATACGATCTTTCTCGGCACCCAAGGCACCCAGGTCACCAATCCCCTGATCTACAAGAACGCCAGCAAGCCTGACAAGGCCCTGGTCGCCGTGCAGGGGCTGACGGCCATTCCCAATATCCTTGTCGTCAACGAATCCCGCCCGTACAACACGCTGGAGAAGCTCGTCGCCTATGCCAAGGCCAATCCGGGCAAGCTCAACACGTCCAGCGCTGGCGCCGGCACCGGCACGCACCTTGCGGCCGAGCTGTTCCAGTCCGTCGCTGGCGTGAAATTCAGCCATATCCCGTTCAAGGGCAGCGCGCCTTCGATCACCGCGCTGATCGGCGGCCAGGTCGACATTTCCTTCGACTACCCGGTCTCGACCGAATCCTTCATCAAGAGCGGCAAGATCCGCGCGCTCGCCGTCACCGGAGAAGCCAGGCTGCCGTCCTTCCCCGAAGTGCCCACGCTCGCGGAACTCGGCTATCCGGGCGCCACCTCCGTGTCCTGGATGGGCCTCTTCGTGCCCGCCGACACGCCCGCGCCAGTGAGCGCCAAACTCGAAAAGGCGTTCGCCCAGGCCATCGACGATCCGCAGATCGCTTCGCGCCTGATCGCCTTCGGCGGCGTGCCGTTGAAGAAATCCGGCGTGGATTTCTCCTCTTTCGTGAAGGACGAATCCGTCAAGTGGGGCAATGTGGTCAAGGAAGCCAAGGTGCAGCTGGACTAG